In a single window of the Arachis hypogaea cultivar Tifrunner chromosome 6, arahy.Tifrunner.gnm2.J5K5, whole genome shotgun sequence genome:
- the LOC112698025 gene encoding BON1-associated protein 2 yields MRMVSSPGTKVLEINLISAQDLQRPKASVRRLKTYVVIWMDPSYKLRTQVDQIGGNNPTWNDRFLFRVTPEYLASVTSGFSVAIFAVGTFRDHLVGTVRILVSNILSTVEPAMKPCFSAVQVRRQSGRFQGVLNVGARVVDEFYFPAWHKVPAIGLHDLMLKVEKQRRRNKLGLSSGENSLSESSKTTSSLPSSPDDDR; encoded by the coding sequence ATGAGGATGGTGTCGTCACCGGGAACGAAAGTATTGGAGATCAACTTGATTTCAGCACAAGATCTTCAGCGACCAAAGGCTTCAGTGAGGAGACTCAAAACGTACGTGGTGATATGGATGGATCCGTCCTACAAGCTCCGAACACAGGTTGACCAGATCGGCGGCAATAACCCTACCTGGAACGACAGGTTTCTCTTCCGAGTCACGCCGGAGTACCTCGCCAGCGTAACCTCTGGCTTCTCCGTAGCCATCTTTGCCGTCGGGACTTTCCGCGACCACCTCGTCGGCACGGTGAGGATCCTGGTGAGTAACATCCTCTCCACTGTAGAGCCAGCAATGAAGCCTTGCTTCAGCGCCGTCCAGGTGCGCCGCCAGTCAGGGAGATTCCAGGGGGTCTTGAACGTCGGCGCCAGGGTGGTCGACGAGTTCTACTTCCCGGCATGGCACAAGGTACCGGCGATAGGGCTCCACGATCTGATGCTGAAGGTGGAGAAGCAGCGCCGCCGCAACAAGCTGGGACTCTCGAGCGGTGAGAATTCTTTGTCGGAGTCATCTAAGACGACGTCGTCTTTGCCATCATCACCGGACGATGACCGGTGA